A region from the Brachyspira hampsonii genome encodes:
- a CDS encoding restriction endonuclease — translation MVYIILSAIVLLVLIILIIRKILNNKKSPSLKHIKKEIEELTNKINENEKDYVSLYQLAQLKEQIGETESAFKMYEKLMQVSFFKEKEELEICKKLELFYENFDKNQEAFKYTLKIAKLEPNNMYYNIKTGTVLCNEGYYILACDYFNKAILNKNEFNTDNLKAAAFSFFKNKDYKKCIVFLEELQKILIKENDKDIDTVNKTLISMYMLSDELNIARNFIEQIIANKHINNQEYIDRIYLHILYKVLDNEKFKELYDNLYKKYNIANPDKKIYDLILDYSFYSYFLRDISLSKKLFEIINSLNLPELSVYNFDIIIQYLSEINKATEQLNKLRNMMKLDNSKNNNYEKYVQKEDIENWERAVDLWEGSFIDINYLTSLIEIQNNINVKKILDELKIDNDSNNEMSLKIVQKVDKIYNMNIIDFKKLCQNLIRTKLSHSIIQEYTDNTSNNDYGDEVNYITYNIKGNKKDTTLISFKRWKKIEVGELIIRDFLMMVSESGAKNGILILPVQLSNSAKSYASHNDKVTVYSRNQFNNLLKEEKL, via the coding sequence ATGGTTTATATTATATTATCAGCAATAGTATTATTAGTTTTAATTATCTTAATAATAAGAAAAATTCTTAATAATAAGAAATCCCCTTCTCTTAAACATATAAAAAAAGAAATAGAAGAATTAACTAATAAAATTAATGAAAACGAAAAAGATTATGTATCTCTTTATCAATTAGCCCAACTTAAAGAGCAAATAGGAGAAACAGAATCAGCTTTCAAAATGTATGAAAAATTAATGCAGGTTTCTTTCTTTAAAGAAAAAGAAGAATTAGAAATATGTAAAAAACTTGAATTATTCTATGAGAATTTTGATAAAAATCAGGAAGCTTTTAAATATACATTAAAAATCGCCAAATTAGAGCCAAATAATATGTATTATAATATCAAAACAGGAACCGTTCTTTGTAATGAAGGATATTATATACTTGCATGCGATTATTTTAATAAGGCTATATTAAATAAAAATGAATTTAATACTGATAATCTCAAAGCTGCAGCATTTAGTTTTTTTAAGAACAAGGACTATAAAAAATGTATTGTGTTTTTAGAAGAACTGCAAAAAATATTAATAAAAGAAAATGATAAAGATATAGATACTGTCAATAAAACTTTAATATCAATGTATATGCTTTCCGATGAATTGAATATAGCTAGAAATTTTATAGAACAGATTATAGCTAATAAACATATTAATAATCAAGAGTATATTGATAGAATCTATTTACATATATTATATAAAGTTCTTGATAATGAGAAGTTTAAAGAATTATATGATAATTTATACAAAAAATATAATATAGCAAACCCAGACAAAAAAATATATGATTTAATATTAGACTATTCTTTCTACTCATATTTTTTAAGAGATATATCTCTATCTAAAAAATTATTTGAAATTATAAACAGCTTAAATTTACCTGAATTATCTGTTTATAATTTTGATATTATAATACAATATTTATCAGAGATAAATAAAGCTACAGAACAGCTTAATAAACTTAGAAACATGATGAAATTAGATAATTCTAAAAATAATAATTATGAAAAATATGTGCAGAAAGAAGATATTGAAAATTGGGAGAGAGCTGTTGATTTATGGGAAGGTTCTTTTATAGATATAAATTATTTAACTTCTCTTATAGAAATACAAAATAATATTAATGTAAAAAAGATATTAGACGAATTAAAAATAGATAATGACAGCAATAATGAAATGAGTTTGAAAATAGTTCAGAAAGTAGATAAAATTTATAACATGAATATTATAGATTTCAAAAAATTATGTCAAAATCTAATTCGTACAAAATTATCGCATTCTATAATACAGGAATACACTGACAATACTTCTAATAATGATTATGGAGATGAGGTTAATTATATAACATATAATATCAAAGGAAATAAAAAAGATACCACATTAATATCTTTCAAAAGATGGAAAAAAATCGAAGTCGGCGAATTGATTATAAGAGATTTTTTAATGATGGTTTCTGAATCTGGGGCTAAAAACGGAATATTAATACTTCCTGTGCAATTAAGCAATAGTGCTAAAAGCTATGCTTCCCATAATGATAAAGTTACTGTATATTCAAGAAATCAATTTAACAATCTCCTTAAAGAAGAAAAACTATAA
- a CDS encoding queuosine precursor transporter, with product MDNIREEEYKISFVTILVICSYIACQMISNIASVKIANVLTLAVDGGTFLYPLAFTIRDMAHKTIGKKNTQKLIIVSAIINIFSPIYFYIISQIPADASWEFNEAFQLTLSPVLRISIASILGSTLSELVDTEIYHLFVTKITKKYQWLRVLISNAFSIPVDNLVFVVIAFWGALPFDALVGIFIFNFIVKYAVTVISVPMIYLVKDKN from the coding sequence ATGGATAATATTAGAGAGGAAGAATATAAAATTTCATTTGTTACGATACTTGTTATTTGTTCTTATATAGCCTGTCAAATGATATCAAATATAGCAAGTGTAAAGATAGCTAATGTTTTAACTTTAGCTGTTGACGGCGGTACATTTTTATATCCTTTGGCTTTTACAATCAGAGATATGGCACATAAGACTATAGGAAAGAAAAATACTCAGAAACTTATAATAGTTTCAGCAATTATCAATATTTTCTCACCTATTTATTTTTATATAATATCTCAAATACCTGCAGATGCAAGCTGGGAGTTTAATGAGGCTTTTCAATTGACTTTAAGCCCTGTTTTAAGAATATCTATTGCATCTATACTAGGTTCTACTTTGTCGGAGCTTGTTGATACGGAAATATATCATCTTTTTGTAACTAAGATAACAAAGAAATATCAATGGCTTAGAGTATTAATAAGTAATGCTTTCAGCATACCTGTGGATAATTTAGTATTTGTTGTTATAGCATTCTGGGGGGCATTGCCTTTCGATGCTTTGGTAGGCATATTTATATTTAATTTTATAGTAAAATATGCAGTTACAGTTATAAGTGTTCCTATGATATATTTAGTAAAAGATAAGAATTGA
- a CDS encoding beta-ketoacyl-ACP synthase III translates to MKAIIKYLSSYLPENVVTNYDLEKKLDTNNDWIVSRTGIEERRIADEKESTGDMAIKSLTKLKDKGAVIEDADAVIVATSTKSYTFPSTAGLIQKAFHIKNSCLAFDISAACSGYIYALNTAASLIESGECKKVLIVAAEKCSDILNWEDRSTAILFGDGVSCALLEASDDDSKGIISTDIGSEPNDEILIVKGGGSVNPITENNVEDNTNTITMAGTEVFKKAVKTFDETINKTVKNADLDLKDLSLIITHQANTRIMNAVAKTLGLGDDKFYINIQKYGNTSAASVGIAFTEAFESGVIKEGDYVLLTAFGAGLTWGSTLIKF, encoded by the coding sequence ATGAAAGCTATTATTAAATATTTATCTTCATATTTACCTGAAAATGTAGTAACTAATTATGATTTGGAGAAAAAATTGGATACTAATAATGATTGGATAGTTTCAAGAACAGGAATAGAAGAGAGAAGAATAGCAGATGAAAAAGAAAGTACAGGAGATATGGCAATAAAGTCTTTGACAAAATTAAAAGATAAGGGTGCTGTAATAGAAGATGCTGATGCTGTAATAGTTGCAACTTCTACAAAATCATATACTTTTCCTTCTACTGCGGGACTTATTCAAAAGGCATTTCATATAAAGAATTCATGTCTTGCTTTTGATATATCTGCTGCCTGCTCAGGATATATATATGCTTTAAATACTGCTGCTTCTCTTATAGAAAGCGGAGAATGTAAAAAGGTTTTAATAGTTGCTGCCGAAAAATGTTCGGATATACTTAATTGGGAGGACAGATCTACTGCTATATTATTCGGAGACGGTGTAAGCTGTGCTTTACTGGAGGCTTCTGATGATGATTCTAAAGGCATTATATCAACAGATATAGGTTCTGAGCCTAATGATGAAATACTTATAGTAAAAGGCGGAGGAAGTGTTAATCCTATTACAGAGAATAATGTTGAAGATAATACAAATACTATAACTATGGCGGGTACTGAAGTATTTAAAAAGGCTGTTAAAACTTTTGATGAAACTATTAATAAAACGGTAAAAAATGCTGATTTAGATTTAAAAGATCTGTCTCTTATAATAACTCATCAGGCTAATACTAGAATAATGAATGCGGTTGCAAAAACTTTAGGTTTAGGTGATGATAAATTTTATATTAATATACAGAAATACGGAAATACATCTGCAGCTAGTGTTGGCATAGCTTTTACAGAGGCTTTTGAATCCGGTGTTATAAAGGAGGGCGATTATGTTCTTCTTACTGCTTTCGGAGCAGGGCTTACTTGGGGTTCTACTTTAATTAAATTTTAA
- a CDS encoding C-GCAxxG-C-C family (seleno)protein: protein MTLYEYLSSGFGKAEDLNCAEKMLYGANKVYDLNIDKNDLKLAAGFGGGMAVGITCGILTGGIMAFAKAFIADRGHEGTLLKEIEAEYINKFNDKMNSINCDYLVEKYRHPENGCDYLIFEAAKIFDELMEKYKDYRKN from the coding sequence ATGACATTATATGAATATTTATCTTCAGGATTTGGTAAGGCAGAAGATTTGAATTGTGCTGAGAAAATGCTTTACGGAGCAAATAAAGTATATGATTTGAATATAGATAAAAATGATTTAAAATTGGCAGCTGGTTTCGGCGGAGGTATGGCTGTTGGTATAACCTGCGGTATATTGACAGGCGGAATAATGGCTTTTGCTAAGGCTTTTATAGCAGACAGAGGACATGAGGGTACTCTTTTAAAAGAAATAGAAGCTGAATATATAAATAAATTTAATGATAAAATGAATAGCATTAATTGCGATTATTTAGTAGAAAAATACAGACACCCAGAAAATGGATGTGATTATCTAATATTTGAAGCTGCTAAAATATTCGATGAATTAATGGAAAAATATAAAGATTATAGAAAGAATTAA
- a CDS encoding HEAT repeat domain-containing protein: MKKNIIVFIFAVSSMLIISCSAKDVTLRRIEDVHKAEQKLTKNPDDEETVLEVLNAAQNGGREVRAEAIWVLGKIEADIAYSDFLRASVEDPDFNVRCLAVLGLGRLDANNPEAIDRIKRAISDTDLQVQIEGLKVAGRMNAKELLNSILDSLSSKNKWVRMAAVEALKDYDDARVDRSLNLLVSTDKDYAVRSTINQVIEYRKNKKSEVKEEIKETASAK, translated from the coding sequence ATGAAGAAAAATATTATAGTTTTTATATTTGCTGTAAGCTCTATGCTTATTATTTCATGCTCTGCTAAAGATGTTACTTTAAGAAGAATTGAAGATGTACATAAAGCAGAACAAAAACTTACTAAAAATCCTGATGATGAAGAGACTGTATTGGAAGTACTTAATGCAGCTCAAAACGGCGGAAGAGAAGTTCGTGCTGAAGCTATATGGGTGCTTGGAAAAATAGAAGCTGATATTGCATACAGTGATTTCCTCCGTGCTAGTGTTGAAGATCCGGATTTTAATGTAAGATGTTTAGCGGTTTTGGGACTTGGAAGATTAGATGCTAATAATCCTGAAGCTATTGACAGAATAAAAAGGGCTATATCAGATACAGATTTACAGGTTCAAATAGAGGGATTAAAAGTAGCAGGTAGAATGAATGCTAAAGAACTTTTGAATTCTATACTAGATAGTTTATCAAGTAAAAATAAATGGGTTAGAATGGCTGCTGTAGAGGCTTTAAAAGATTATGACGATGCCAGAGTTGACAGATCTTTAAATTTGCTGGTTTCTACGGATAAAGATTATGCTGTGAGATCTACTATCAATCAGGTAATAGAATATAGAAAAAATAAAAAAAGTGAAGTTAAAGAAGAAATAAAAGAAACAGCATCAGCAAAATAA
- the alaS gene encoding alanine--tRNA ligase has translation MTHLELREKFKEFFKSKKHAIEKSSSLIPIDDPSLLFTTAGMLQFKPYYAGIKKAPYSRVATIQKCFRLSDLENIGKTARHHTFFEMFGNFCFMGDYFKKEAIEFAWEFSTQVIKLPIERIYVSIYEKDDDAFKIWNEHIGVPKEKIVRLGKKDNFWGPAGDSGACGPCSELYIDMGEEKGCGKPDCFVGCDCERYLEFWNLVFNEFFQDTDGNLSPLPNVGIDTGMGLERLCYITQGVESNYQTDVMKPIVDAIAKKLNVKYDDKNKTKINLIADHLRALVFVISEGCTPSNDGRGYVLRRLLRRALKTASDLGHKGAFLNEITSSVVNVYKEIYDYLPKEEENVKRILKEEENKFINTISAGMNKLYAVMEENKDSKVISGKDAFMLFDTYGLPIDITEEEASDHGFTVDKAGFEEAMEEQKKRSRGAGEDKRSKFGYVENYETKYVGEETDNLINGVNAKIVAVYEDNAKKDKTSSSNAVIITDVSPFYGEMGGQIGDNGYIENGKKEIIKIIDTQKKENTIIHIADCSGNSLSVGEEIKLFVNFDRRSAIRKNHTATHILQKVLELTLGNHVNQAGSFVSDEYLRFDFTHPDSISEDTLISIENQVNEVVFKSMPAVIKYMPKEEAISCGAKALFGEKYPDTVRILDIGDGFSVELCGGSHLTNTSEVGYFHIVSEGSVASGVRRIEAITGLKAANEASKLFSKVKNLAHILNASKTDDLTVRAESLQNEVKKLQKEIKQLKTSGASAVSFMDNFEDLKGIRFYNLEFNEDIKEVRLYADTIKERVKDSISVMISKTDSSNSILVQITGNALKDKKLSANNIIKDIIAAAGGRGGGKDTFAQGSIENVEKAKEEINKLKSKWL, from the coding sequence ATGACACATTTAGAATTGAGAGAAAAATTTAAAGAGTTTTTTAAAAGCAAAAAGCATGCTATAGAGAAATCATCATCTCTTATACCAATAGACGATCCTAGCCTATTATTTACAACAGCCGGAATGCTTCAATTTAAGCCTTATTATGCCGGAATAAAGAAAGCTCCGTATTCAAGAGTGGCAACTATACAAAAATGCTTCAGACTTTCTGATTTAGAAAATATAGGAAAAACAGCAAGACACCATACATTTTTTGAGATGTTTGGTAATTTCTGCTTTATGGGTGATTATTTCAAAAAAGAGGCTATTGAATTTGCTTGGGAATTTTCTACTCAGGTTATTAAACTTCCTATTGAAAGAATATATGTTTCTATTTATGAAAAAGATGACGATGCTTTTAAAATTTGGAATGAGCATATAGGGGTACCTAAAGAAAAGATTGTAAGACTTGGAAAAAAGGATAATTTCTGGGGACCTGCTGGAGATTCCGGAGCTTGCGGACCTTGCAGTGAGCTTTATATTGATATGGGCGAAGAAAAAGGATGCGGAAAGCCTGATTGTTTTGTAGGATGCGACTGTGAAAGATATTTAGAGTTTTGGAATTTAGTATTCAATGAGTTTTTTCAGGATACTGACGGCAACTTATCTCCTCTTCCGAATGTAGGTATAGATACAGGAATGGGACTTGAAAGATTATGCTATATTACTCAGGGTGTAGAAAGCAATTATCAAACTGATGTAATGAAGCCAATAGTTGATGCAATAGCAAAAAAACTGAATGTTAAATATGATGATAAAAATAAAACTAAAATAAATCTTATAGCAGATCATTTAAGAGCATTGGTATTTGTAATATCTGAAGGCTGCACTCCTTCTAATGACGGTAGAGGTTATGTACTTAGAAGGCTTTTAAGAAGGGCTTTGAAAACTGCAAGCGATTTAGGACATAAGGGTGCTTTTTTAAATGAGATTACATCTTCAGTGGTTAATGTATATAAAGAAATATATGATTATCTTCCTAAAGAAGAAGAAAATGTAAAAAGAATATTAAAAGAAGAAGAAAATAAATTCATAAATACAATATCAGCCGGTATGAATAAACTTTATGCTGTAATGGAAGAAAATAAAGATAGTAAAGTAATATCAGGAAAAGATGCATTTATGCTTTTTGATACTTACGGACTTCCTATAGATATAACAGAAGAAGAAGCATCAGATCATGGATTTACAGTTGATAAGGCTGGATTTGAAGAAGCTATGGAAGAGCAGAAAAAAAGGAGCAGAGGTGCTGGAGAAGATAAAAGGTCTAAATTCGGATATGTTGAAAATTATGAAACTAAATATGTAGGAGAGGAAACTGATAATCTTATAAACGGAGTAAATGCAAAAATAGTTGCTGTATATGAAGATAATGCCAAAAAAGATAAAACATCATCTTCAAATGCTGTTATTATTACAGATGTTTCGCCTTTCTATGGAGAGATGGGAGGACAGATTGGAGATAACGGATATATAGAAAACGGCAAAAAAGAAATAATAAAGATAATAGATACTCAAAAGAAAGAAAATACTATAATACATATAGCAGACTGCAGCGGTAATTCTTTAAGTGTAGGGGAAGAAATAAAGTTATTTGTTAATTTTGACAGAAGAAGTGCTATAAGAAAAAATCATACAGCTACACATATACTTCAAAAGGTATTAGAACTTACACTTGGAAATCATGTTAATCAGGCTGGAAGTTTTGTAAGCGATGAATACTTGAGATTCGATTTTACACACCCAGATTCAATTTCAGAAGATACATTAATAAGTATAGAAAATCAGGTTAATGAAGTAGTATTTAAATCAATGCCGGCTGTTATAAAATATATGCCTAAAGAAGAGGCTATTTCCTGCGGTGCTAAGGCTTTATTTGGAGAAAAATATCCTGATACTGTAAGAATACTCGATATAGGAGATGGTTTTTCTGTAGAGCTTTGCGGCGGAAGCCATTTGACAAATACATCTGAAGTTGGTTATTTCCATATAGTGAGTGAAGGTTCTGTGGCTAGCGGAGTTAGAAGAATAGAGGCTATTACAGGATTAAAGGCTGCCAATGAAGCTAGTAAATTATTCAGCAAAGTAAAGAATTTAGCTCATATACTTAATGCTTCAAAAACAGATGACCTTACTGTAAGAGCAGAAAGTTTGCAAAATGAAGTAAAAAAACTGCAGAAAGAAATTAAGCAGCTTAAAACTTCAGGTGCTTCTGCTGTTTCATTTATGGATAATTTTGAAGATTTAAAAGGGATTAGATTCTATAATTTAGAGTTTAATGAAGATATAAAAGAAGTAAGGCTTTATGCTGATACTATAAAAGAAAGAGTAAAAGACAGTATTTCTGTGATGATAAGTAAAACTGATTCTTCCAACTCTATACTTGTACAGATTACAGGAAATGCTTTAAAAGACAAAAAATTATCAGCAAATAATATTATAAAAGATATTATTGCTGCTGCCGGAGGACGCGGAGGCGGAAAAGATACTTTTGCTCAGGGTTCTATAGAGAATGTAGAAAAAGCTAAAGAAGAAATTAATAAATTAAAAAGTAAATGGTTGTAA
- a CDS encoding DegQ family serine endoprotease — MEQKKRSFMFFLNLGLTFTLVGIIISFFIFSYEKNYKKDEFLVHAQAAPEKTSFTGSLDGALAVENAIRDVVDKNMPAVVNISTEIEAGNTQEDRYADEFFRFFFGDQMPRQKRSQKSLGSGFIINEEGYVLSNYHVVKGATKIMITLYGEDGELPAKLIGYDEAYDLALLKIEDENRTFPYVALGDSDAIEPGEFAIAIGNPYGLNNTVTFGIVSAKGRSDVGANKYQRYIQTDVAINPGNSGGPLFNIHGQVIGINTLIYSTSGGSIGIGFATPINLATSVMTDLKENGRVTRGYLGIYLQDIDENLSRGLNVKQNSGVYVSEVVPDSPAAKGGLQDGDIIIEYDGERMTKSGDLFNKVATTKVGKEVNVKYLRNGRERSTKITIEARVEDEEVVPTRPSQNNSQSSTRSWMGLDVSNITPEISQRLQIRSNERGVVVLNMTQNSKAYQYGLRPGDVIKAINGITISNTDDYDNFVKSYGNDKSFTITIKRARMTYVIIIE; from the coding sequence ATGGAGCAAAAAAAACGTTCATTTATGTTCTTTTTAAATCTTGGGCTTACATTTACTTTGGTTGGCATAATTATTTCTTTTTTCATATTTTCTTATGAAAAAAATTATAAAAAAGATGAGTTTTTGGTTCATGCTCAGGCAGCACCTGAAAAGACATCATTTACAGGTTCATTAGACGGAGCTTTGGCTGTAGAAAATGCTATAAGAGATGTAGTTGACAAAAATATGCCTGCTGTAGTTAATATATCTACAGAAATAGAAGCAGGTAATACTCAAGAAGACAGATATGCCGATGAATTCTTTAGATTTTTCTTCGGAGATCAAATGCCTAGACAAAAAAGAAGTCAGAAATCTTTAGGAAGCGGTTTTATAATCAATGAAGAAGGATATGTACTTTCTAATTACCATGTTGTAAAAGGTGCTACTAAAATTATGATTACACTTTATGGAGAGGACGGAGAACTTCCTGCAAAATTAATAGGTTATGATGAGGCTTATGATTTAGCATTATTAAAAATAGAAGATGAAAACAGAACTTTCCCTTATGTTGCTTTAGGTGATAGTGATGCTATAGAGCCGGGTGAGTTTGCCATTGCTATAGGAAACCCTTACGGACTTAATAATACTGTTACTTTTGGTATAGTAAGTGCTAAAGGAAGAAGCGATGTCGGTGCTAATAAATATCAAAGATATATACAAACTGATGTTGCTATAAATCCAGGTAACTCAGGAGGTCCTTTATTTAATATTCATGGTCAGGTTATAGGAATAAACACATTAATATACTCTACTTCAGGCGGAAGCATTGGTATAGGATTTGCTACTCCTATTAATCTTGCTACTTCAGTAATGACTGACTTAAAAGAAAACGGCAGAGTTACAAGAGGATATTTAGGTATATATTTACAAGATATTGATGAAAATCTTTCAAGAGGTTTGAATGTTAAGCAAAACAGCGGTGTTTATGTAAGCGAAGTTGTACCTGATTCACCTGCTGCAAAAGGAGGCTTACAGGACGGAGACATTATAATAGAGTATGATGGCGAAAGAATGACTAAATCAGGAGATTTATTCAATAAAGTAGCAACTACTAAAGTAGGAAAAGAGGTTAATGTTAAATATTTAAGAAACGGAAGAGAAAGAAGCACTAAAATCACTATAGAAGCTAGAGTTGAAGATGAAGAAGTTGTACCTACAAGACCTTCTCAAAATAATTCACAGAGCAGTACTCGTTCTTGGATGGGGTTAGATGTTTCTAATATCACTCCTGAAATATCTCAAAGACTTCAGATAAGAAGTAATGAAAGAGGTGTTGTAGTTCTTAATATGACTCAGAACTCTAAAGCCTATCAATACGGACTTAGACCGGGAGATGTTATCAAAGCTATTAATGGTATAACAATATCAAATACTGATGATTACGATAACTTCGTAAAATCTTATGGTAATGATAAGTCCTTTACAATAACTATAAAACGAGCTAGAATGACTTATGTTATAATTATAGAATAG
- a CDS encoding lysophospholipid acyltransferase family protein: MAYKSPKVIMLEYIPLRILMEIIAFTPYIIVILFAKVIGSLMYYFVPSVRKIALINLKQAFPNKSFHERKIIAKRSMKSMIMTFAEFIKSSRMSDKQILKRIKIEGQDKFDEAMNEKKRGIVAITGHIGNWEYIAFYFAIKGYNPGVIFRPLDNPKLDAYMRSWREKRGMRCISRWGDLREIFHVLNDNSPVAFLCDQNYLDGVFVDFFGYPAATAVGPVAIAMKTGSPMAILYSLPDRYGHHKIIVYDIMYIEQKETKEETIKHNVQRYTKKLEEIISKHPENWLWVHPRWNTRPNGEPEIFYKNNNYK, from the coding sequence TTGGCTTATAAATCCCCAAAAGTTATAATGCTTGAATATATTCCACTTCGTATACTGATGGAAATAATAGCATTTACACCATATATTATAGTAATATTATTCGCTAAGGTTATAGGAAGTTTAATGTACTATTTTGTACCAAGTGTGCGAAAAATTGCTTTAATTAATTTAAAACAGGCATTTCCAAATAAAAGTTTTCATGAAAGAAAAATAATTGCAAAACGCTCCATGAAATCTATGATAATGACTTTTGCCGAGTTTATTAAATCATCAAGAATGTCAGATAAACAGATATTAAAAAGGATAAAAATAGAAGGTCAGGACAAATTTGATGAAGCTATGAATGAGAAAAAAAGAGGCATTGTAGCTATCACAGGACATATAGGAAATTGGGAATATATAGCTTTTTATTTTGCCATAAAAGGATACAATCCCGGTGTTATATTCCGTCCTCTTGATAATCCAAAATTAGATGCTTATATGCGTTCTTGGAGAGAGAAAAGAGGTATGAGATGTATATCAAGATGGGGCGATTTGAGAGAAATATTTCATGTTTTAAATGATAATTCGCCTGTTGCTTTTTTATGCGATCAAAATTATTTGGACGGTGTTTTTGTAGACTTCTTCGGATATCCGGCTGCTACGGCAGTAGGTCCTGTTGCCATAGCTATGAAAACAGGCTCTCCAATGGCTATACTCTATAGTTTGCCTGACAGATACGGACATCATAAAATTATAGTTTATGACATAATGTACATAGAACAAAAAGAAACTAAAGAAGAAACTATAAAACATAATGTTCAAAGATACACAAAAAAATTGGAGGAAATAATATCAAAACACCCTGAAAATTGGCTTTGGGTTCATCCAAGATGGAATACAAGACCTAATGGAGAACCTGAAATTTTTTATAAAAATAATAATTATAAATAG
- a CDS encoding SDR family NAD(P)-dependent oxidoreductase, with protein sequence MYTENIKGRTAFVSGASAGIGEAVAKMLASNGVNLILAARRIEKLEALKNELEKNYNVKVKTIKLDFSKPEDIVKAVDSLKDEEKKIDILINNAGLALGKDLYYNNPIEDSLQMIRVNCEGLIVLTRLLLPYILESKHGHIVNLSSTAADEAYSGGAIYCATKSFVEMFGDSLRVELIDKPVKITNIKPGAVNTEFSTVRFKGDKEKADNVYKGFNPLYAEDIADNIEYVLTRKSHVQISSMTIMAENQGSATIIHKNK encoded by the coding sequence ATGTATACAGAAAATATTAAAGGAAGAACTGCATTCGTATCAGGAGCAAGTGCAGGTATTGGGGAAGCTGTGGCTAAAATGCTTGCTTCTAATGGGGTTAATCTTATCTTGGCTGCAAGAAGAATAGAAAAACTTGAAGCTTTAAAAAATGAATTAGAAAAAAATTACAATGTGAAAGTGAAAACAATAAAACTAGATTTCTCTAAACCTGAGGATATAGTAAAAGCCGTAGATTCTCTTAAAGATGAAGAGAAAAAAATAGATATACTTATAAATAATGCCGGTTTAGCTTTAGGTAAAGATTTATATTATAATAATCCTATAGAAGATTCTCTTCAAATGATTAGAGTTAATTGCGAAGGATTAATAGTATTAACAAGACTTTTGCTTCCATATATATTAGAAAGTAAACATGGACATATAGTAAACCTTTCATCTACCGCTGCTGATGAAGCTTACAGCGGAGGTGCTATATACTGTGCAACTAAATCTTTCGTTGAAATGTTCGGCGACAGTTTGAGGGTAGAATTAATAGACAAGCCTGTAAAAATAACAAATATAAAACCGGGTGCCGTTAATACAGAATTTTCTACTGTAAGATTTAAAGGCGATAAAGAAAAAGCTGACAATGTATACAAAGGATTTAATCCTTTATATGCCGAAGATATAGCCGATAATATAGAGTATGTATTAACTAGAAAAAGTCATGTACAAATTTCAAGCATGACTATAATGGCAGAAAATCAAGGCAGTGCTACTATAATACATAAAAACAAATAA